The proteins below come from a single Leptospirillum ferriphilum genomic window:
- a CDS encoding sensor histidine kinase, whose product MGLRLFFLLCILAAFFAGWAVGTIPSPEKAFWAGVGSLGIIVLAGILAYRKTSKQILSFLSRPEMTHFLSWATDLLDPLYEGTVRLYRDREEASRKLKEASSRFAAVMDHMEEGVVVTDLKGKILLVNRAFFRFFKVEGDVRGESFGLLARKTGINDLIEDVLQNRRSVQKEVTFSETTPARTWSLVGTTARGSGETDVFGIFLLFDLTDIRQLERIRKDFVANVSHEIRTPLTSIRGFAEALHDGGINDPKTAREFSGIILSHAERLGNIVSDLLHLSELETGKAIMRYGSVSLSRQIAHIRDVYADHARKKGIRFIVQLPEETLTYETDEGKMDLVLGNLVDNALKYTPEGGEVFFGGWREGDAIVFEVRDSGVGIPRTEVDRIFERFYRVDRARSREMGGTGLGLSIVRHILEILQGTVRVTSSPGQGSTFLVRVPSREPSPSGIPAGTK is encoded by the coding sequence ATGGGCTTGCGCCTGTTCTTCCTCCTCTGTATCCTGGCCGCTTTTTTTGCAGGCTGGGCGGTCGGGACGATTCCCTCACCGGAAAAGGCTTTCTGGGCTGGAGTCGGTTCTCTGGGCATCATCGTTCTTGCCGGGATTCTCGCCTACCGGAAAACATCGAAACAAATCCTGTCCTTTCTTTCGCGACCCGAAATGACTCATTTTCTGAGTTGGGCCACCGATCTCCTCGACCCTCTTTACGAAGGCACCGTCCGGCTTTACAGGGATCGCGAAGAGGCCTCCCGGAAGCTCAAGGAGGCCTCTTCGCGCTTCGCGGCGGTCATGGACCATATGGAAGAGGGAGTTGTCGTGACGGACCTGAAGGGGAAGATCCTTTTGGTCAACCGGGCATTTTTTCGGTTCTTCAAGGTGGAAGGGGATGTTCGGGGAGAATCTTTTGGCCTTCTGGCGCGAAAAACCGGAATCAACGACTTGATCGAAGATGTTCTTCAGAACCGCAGAAGCGTTCAGAAGGAAGTCACGTTCTCAGAGACGACACCCGCGAGGACGTGGAGCCTGGTCGGAACAACCGCGCGGGGTTCGGGGGAAACAGATGTGTTCGGGATTTTTCTCCTGTTCGACCTGACGGACATCCGGCAACTCGAACGGATCCGGAAAGATTTCGTCGCGAACGTCTCCCATGAGATCCGAACCCCCCTGACATCGATCCGTGGTTTTGCCGAAGCCCTGCACGACGGGGGAATCAACGATCCCAAAACGGCACGGGAATTTTCAGGGATTATCCTGTCGCATGCCGAAAGACTGGGGAATATTGTTTCCGATCTCTTGCACCTGTCAGAACTGGAAACGGGAAAAGCCATCATGCGGTATGGAAGTGTGTCTCTCTCACGCCAGATCGCCCATATCCGGGATGTCTATGCCGATCATGCCAGGAAAAAAGGCATCCGTTTCATTGTCCAGCTTCCCGAGGAGACACTGACATACGAGACAGACGAGGGAAAGATGGACCTGGTTCTGGGAAATCTCGTCGACAATGCACTCAAGTACACCCCGGAAGGAGGGGAAGTCTTTTTTGGCGGGTGGAGGGAGGGCGATGCGATCGTGTTCGAAGTCCGGGATTCAGGGGTTGGCATTCCGAGAACGGAAGTGGACCGGATCTTCGAACGGTTCTATCGTGTCGACCGGGCCCGATCCCGGGAAATGGGCGGGACCGGGCTCGGGCTGTCGATCGTTCGCCATATTCTTGAAATTTTGCAGGGAACAGTGCGCGTGACCAGTTCGCCCGGTCAAGGTTCAACCTTTCTTGTCCGGGTTCCCTCCCGGGAACCTTCCCCTTCAGGAATTCCGGCAGGGACTAAATGA
- a CDS encoding response regulator transcription factor, protein MGRKILVIEDEADIVTLLKHYFLQEHFEVTTTGNGLEGLSLARTLHPDLIVLDLMLPGLDGLSINRSLKKDPLTSGIPVVILTAKSDETDRIVGLELGADDYIVKPFNPKELLARIKAILRRTEQEPAQRPERFSAAGVVLDIARHEARAGDTLLDLTAKEFSLLLALVKNSGRVLDRQMLLDLVWGADYEGTDRTVDVHIRRLRKKLGAYQDRVQTVKQIGYKFMDREDF, encoded by the coding sequence GTGGGCCGAAAAATCCTTGTCATTGAAGATGAGGCAGATATCGTCACACTGCTGAAACACTATTTTCTCCAGGAACATTTTGAGGTGACGACAACCGGCAATGGTCTGGAAGGGCTCTCTCTGGCACGGACCCTTCATCCGGACCTGATCGTGCTGGATTTGATGCTCCCGGGACTGGATGGTCTCTCCATCAACCGGAGTCTGAAGAAAGACCCGTTGACCTCCGGAATCCCTGTGGTGATTCTGACGGCGAAATCGGATGAGACAGACAGGATCGTGGGGCTCGAACTCGGAGCGGATGACTATATCGTCAAACCGTTCAATCCCAAGGAGCTCCTGGCCAGAATCAAGGCGATACTGAGACGCACCGAACAGGAACCGGCCCAGCGTCCGGAACGTTTTTCCGCAGCCGGGGTGGTTCTGGATATCGCCCGCCACGAGGCCCGCGCAGGAGATACGCTTCTGGATCTGACCGCCAAGGAGTTTTCCCTCCTTTTGGCTCTTGTCAAGAACTCCGGCCGTGTTCTGGACCGGCAGATGCTTCTCGATCTTGTCTGGGGAGCCGACTACGAAGGGACCGACCGGACCGTGGACGTCCACATCCGACGCCTCCGGAAAAAGCTCGGCGCCTATCAGGATCGTGTTCAGACGGTGAAACAGATCGGTTATAAATTTATGGACAGGGAAGACTTCTAG
- the galE gene encoding UDP-glucose 4-epimerase GalE: MILVTGGAGYIGSHMVRVLIENGFETVILDNLSHGTKEVAVQTGAPLVVGDIRDPRALTSLFSHYPIEAVIHFAAAIEVGESVQDPLKYWDNNLNGTLRILETMRSFGVRNLILSSTAAVYSPKSDGPITEEDRIDPQNPYGETKAAAERLVEACRHAFGVSSVIFRYFNAAALEPSYGLVSHAIPRSHLIPAVLDAIAGRIPSLRVFGNDYPTPDGTGVRDYIHVMDLAEAHLVALKRLLKGEISGTFNLGTGQGHSVLDVIRTAEKVTGKKVPYRIEARRPGDVSMLVASGTRARQTLPWFPSRSSLERIMEDSARGWGLI, translated from the coding sequence ATGATTCTTGTCACTGGCGGGGCCGGCTATATCGGATCCCACATGGTCCGCGTTCTGATCGAAAACGGGTTTGAAACCGTCATTCTGGACAATCTCTCGCATGGAACCAAAGAAGTGGCCGTCCAGACAGGCGCCCCCCTCGTCGTGGGAGACATTCGCGACCCCCGTGCTCTCACCTCTCTTTTTTCCCATTATCCGATCGAGGCGGTCATCCATTTTGCGGCCGCGATCGAAGTCGGGGAATCCGTCCAGGATCCTCTCAAATACTGGGACAACAACCTGAACGGCACGCTCCGGATTCTGGAAACCATGCGGTCATTCGGCGTCCGGAACCTGATTTTGAGCTCCACGGCAGCCGTTTATTCCCCAAAGAGCGACGGTCCCATTACCGAGGAAGACCGGATCGACCCGCAAAACCCTTACGGCGAAACAAAGGCCGCAGCGGAAAGACTTGTCGAGGCATGCCGCCACGCCTTCGGCGTGTCCTCTGTCATTTTCCGCTACTTTAATGCCGCCGCACTGGAACCGTCCTACGGCCTCGTCTCTCATGCGATTCCACGTTCCCACCTGATTCCGGCGGTGCTCGATGCCATTGCCGGCCGCATCCCCTCTCTCCGGGTGTTCGGAAACGACTACCCCACACCGGATGGAACGGGCGTCCGCGACTACATCCACGTCATGGATCTTGCGGAGGCTCACCTGGTTGCCCTCAAACGTCTCCTGAAAGGGGAAATTTCGGGCACATTCAACCTGGGCACGGGACAGGGGCATTCCGTGCTCGACGTCATACGGACTGCAGAAAAAGTCACCGGCAAAAAAGTCCCCTACCGCATCGAAGCCCGGAGGCCCGGCGACGTCTCCATGCTTGTCGCCAGCGGAACCCGTGCGCGGCAGACCCTCCCATGGTTCCCCTCCCGTTCCTCCCTTGAACGGATCATGGAAGACAGCGCAAGAGGATGGGGACTCATTTAG
- a CDS encoding M67 family metallopeptidase, producing MTFPLGLYDAIIAHARSVFPEECCGLVAGPAGGGPIRVIPMENALHSPVRYEMNPKEQFQVQKNLRREGLEMWAIYHSHPVTRPYPSETDIRLAFYPELYYLLTSLAEDPPPLKAYTIQNGVVREIPLRVLPGEA from the coding sequence TTGACTTTCCCTCTGGGTCTCTATGACGCGATCATCGCGCATGCCCGTTCTGTTTTTCCTGAGGAATGCTGTGGACTTGTGGCGGGACCGGCCGGCGGTGGTCCCATCCGCGTCATTCCAATGGAAAACGCCCTTCATTCACCCGTCCGTTATGAAATGAATCCGAAAGAACAGTTTCAGGTCCAGAAAAATCTGCGTCGGGAAGGTCTTGAGATGTGGGCGATCTACCACTCCCACCCTGTGACCCGGCCTTATCCCTCGGAGACGGATATTCGTCTGGCATTTTATCCCGAACTGTACTATCTTTTGACCTCGCTGGCGGAGGATCCGCCCCCGTTAAAAGCCTACACTATTCAGAACGGAGTCGTGCGAGAAATTCCCTTAAGGGTGTTGCCAGGAGAAGCTTAG